Proteins co-encoded in one Quercus robur chromosome 8, dhQueRobu3.1, whole genome shotgun sequence genomic window:
- the LOC126697698 gene encoding probable LRR receptor-like serine/threonine-protein kinase At3g47570, giving the protein MTLQQTNLCASSNSIYLYVILLFSTCQLCLQTAITATTPTNETDRLALLEFKKSVPQDPFNILSSWNDSMNFCNWHGITCGRRHQRVTALNLKGYKLRGSISPDIGNLTFLKLINLKNNSFYGEIPQEVGLLYRLQQLDLNNNTLEGEIPSSLSNCSNLRFINLIVNNLKGKIPAELGSLMKLEGLYLSINNLTGGIPPSFGNLSSLKYFNAAYNNLVGNIPDTIGQLKSLRQFTIGVNKLSGTIPSSLYNVSSLQKLIVVNNQLNGTLPPNIGLNLPNLQLLLVGANYFFGPIPASLCNATQLQYIDLGENNFIGSVPTNLGNLLDLYLLTLDSNHLGRDFHFVTSLTNCSKLHVLDLAKNQFQGVLPNSISNLSTQLTRLYLGFNEISGTLPTSLENFVNLIDLNLFYNHFTGIIPTTFGKFQKMQGLGLSGNKLSGEIPASIGNLTQLFVLELSENKFKGTIPPTIVNCQNLQFLNISQNNLNGSIPQQLIGPSSLLIVFLYLSHNSFTGKLPSEVGNLKNVNELDVSNNNLSGEIPTSIGNCLILEHLYLQGNSFEGSLPSSIASLKGLQHLDVSQNNLSGSIPKGIEKLPFLKYFNISFNNFEGEVPTEGVFKNTSVISLIGNTKLCGGISKLQLPKCPISIMKPRKSTGFKLAIVVVSIVIFFFWFSSFLVLYWMKKSKKKSPSMVSTIGLLPNVSYKELYLATSGFSPSNLIGYGSFSTVYKGALGQEERLVAIKVLNLQHKRASKSFMAECNALRNIRHRNLVKILTCCSSMDYSGNQFKALVFEFMTNGSLDIWLHPNKDNENQSSNLSLLQRLNIAIDVASAIDYLHNHSAQPIIHCDLKPSNILLDNDMVAHVSDFGLARLLPTPDDSSQKQYSSTIGIKGSIGYAAPEYGMGGEASMEGDMYSYGIFLLEMFLGKRPTDEMFTDGLNLHNFAKMALPARLVQIVDPILLPREVEETQTSTLAREDNNENEIQADEEILDIVNLCQIDANVHKCLVSVLEIGLACSMELPKERMNMEEVTREMHLIKNAFLGSRIHRGGLI; this is encoded by the exons AAAAATCTGTACCTCAAGATCCCTTTAACATATTGAGCTCATGGAATGATTCTATGAACTTTTGCAACTGGCATGGAATCACATGCGGCCGTCGTCACCAAAGAGTCACGGCCTTGAACCTAAAGGGCTATAAGTTACGTGGATCCATATCACCTGATATTGGAAACCTCACCTTTCTTAAGTTGATCAACCTCAAAAATAACAGCTTTTATGGCGAAATTCCACAAGAAGTCGGTCTTTTATACCGACTACAACAGCTCGATCTCAACAATAACACGTTGGAAGGGGAGATTCCATCCAGCTTGTCCAACTGCTCCAATCTCAGGTTCATAAATCTTATTGTGAACAACCTTAAAGGGAAGATTCCAGCTGAGCTAGGCTCTTTGATGAAGCTTGAAGGACTTTATCTTTCTATAAACAATCTAACAGGAGGTATTCCACCATCTTTTGGAAATCTTTCGTCACTCAAATATTTCAATGCAGCATACAATAATTTGGTGGGAAATATTCCAGATACCATAGGCCAATTAAAAAGCTTAAGACAATTCACAATTGGGGTGAATAAATTGTCAGGTACAATCCCTTCCTCTCTTTACAATGTGTCATCTCTCCAAAAGTTGATAGTTGTAAACAACCAACTTAATGGTACACTTCCACCTAACATAGGCCTCAATCTTCCCAATCTCCAACTTCTTCTAGTTGGTGCTAATTACTTCTTTGGGCCAATCCCTGCTTCATTATGCAACGCAACTCAGCTTCAATACATTGATTTAGGTGAAAACAATTTTATAGGATCAGTTCCAACTAATTTGGGAAATCTATTGGATCTTTACTTGCTAACGTTGGATAGCAATCACCTAGGAAGGGACTTCCATTTCGTAACATCTTTAACAAACTGTAGCAAACTTCACGTATTGGATTTAGCTAAAAACCAATTCCAAGGTGTTTTGCCCAATTCAATATCCAACTTGTCCACACAACTCACTAGATTATATCTTGGATTCAATGAAATATCTGGAACTCTTCCTACATCATTAGAGAATTTTGTCAACTTAATTGACTTGAACTTATTTTATAATCACTTCACGGGCATCATTCCTACTACTTTCGGGAAGTTTCAAAAGATGCAAGGATTGGGTTTAAGTGGAAACAAATTGTCAGGAGAAATACCAGCCTCCATAGGCAACCTTACTCAATTGTTTGTACTTGAATTAAGTGAAAACAAATTCAAAGGAACCATACCTCCAACAATTGTAAACTGTCAAAATCTGCAATTCTTAAACATTTCACAAAATAACCTAAATGGATCCATACCCCAGCAGCTTATTGGTCCTTCTTCCCTTCTAATAGTATTCCTCTATTTGTCGCACAACTCTTTTACGGGTAAATTACCATCAGAAGTGGGTAATCTAAAAAATGTTAACGAATTGGATGTCTCTAACAATAATTTATCTGGTGAAATTCCTACATCTATAGGAAATTGTTTGATCTTGGAACACCTTTACTTGCAAGGGAATTCTTTTGAAGGATCACTACCATCATCTATTGCTTCTTTGAAAGGCCTTCAACATTTAGatgtttcacaaaataaccTATCAGGATCCATTCCAAAGGGTATAGAGAAGCTTCCTTTTCTCAAATATTTCAATATTTCGTTTAATAATTTTGAGGGTGAGGTACCAACCGAAGGGGTTTTCAAAAACACAAGTGTCATATCATTGATTGGAAATACTAAACTTTGTGGTGGTATATCAAAATTGCAGTTGCCAAAATGCCCTATAAGCATCATGAAACCACGAAAATCCACTGGTTTCAAACTAGCAATTGTAGTTGTTTCCattgttatatttttcttttggttttcatcctttcttgttctttattggatgaaaaaatcaaaaaagaaatcacCTTCTATGGTTTCAACAATAGGCCTCCTTCCGAACGTTTCATACAAAGAACTTTATCTGGCAACTAGTGGGTTCTCTCCAAGTAATTTAATTGGATATGGCAGTTTTAGTACTGTTTATAAAGGAGCTCTTGGTCAAGAAGAAAGACTAGTTGCTATAAAGGTCCTTAACCTTCAACACAAAAGAGCTTCCAAAAGTTTTATGGCTGAATGCAATGCATTACGAAACATTCGGCATCGGAATCTTGTTAAGATATTAACATGTTGCTCTAGCATGGATTACAGTGGGAATCAATTTAAAGCTTTAGTCTTTGAATTCATGACAAATGGGAGCTTAGATATTTGGCTACATCCCAACAAAGACAACGAAAATCAATCAAGTAACTTAAGCCTTCTTCAAAGACTAAATATTGCAATTGATGTGGCTTCTGCAATAGATTATCTTCATAATCATTCAGCACAACCAATCATTCATTGTGATTTAAAGCCAAGCAATATTCTTCTTGATAATGATATGGTTGCTCATGTAAGCGATTTTGGCTTAGCAAGACTCCTCCCAACCCCTGATGATTCTTCTCAAAAGCAATATTCTAGTACAATTGGTATAAAGGGATCTATTGGCTATGCTGCTCCAG AGTATGGCATGGGCGGTGAGGCTTCAATGGAGGGGGACATGTATAGCTACGGGATATTTCTACTGGAGATGTTCTTAGGGAAGAGACCCACCGACGAAATGTTTACAGATGGTCTCAATCTCCATAATTTTGCTAAAATGGCATTGCCGGCAAGGCTTGTTCAGATTGTAGACCCAATCCTTCTACCAAGAGAAGTTGAAGAAACGCAAACATCAACATTGGCTAGAGAAGATAACAACGAAAATGAAATTCAAGCAGATGAAGAAATTCTTGATATTGTCAACTTGTGCCAAATTGATGCTAATGTGCATAAGTGCTTAGTCTCCGTCCTTGAAATTGGACTTGCCTGTTCAATGGAGTTgccaaaagaaagaatgaatatGGAGGAAGTTACTAGAGAAATGCATTTGATTAAAAATGCTTTTCTTGGTTCCAGGATCCACAGAGGTGGACTTATCTAG